The Impatiens glandulifera chromosome 3, dImpGla2.1, whole genome shotgun sequence genome contains a region encoding:
- the LOC124930896 gene encoding calmodulin-binding receptor-like cytoplasmic kinase 3 has product MGCTWKDLIKMMMMIVALSLFLLVGELQATVSSSLLIHSSVCSIHHISFTDDHNFFFINGELVDKDLFCKTLKYHNANGCFIKNGDRVDCSNWNLSLGRKLLQGGDQDSGKPIFTPKNSVIAASGFLFICCGLLCPCYYRKQKSPEHAVISKDPSSHHSVSSVELNSVSDKRPNSPLRIPPGSPFRVPPGSPFRVPPSPSRFSMSPKLSRIGSVHLNPSQVSKATNNFSKSMIIGEGGFGVVYKAQLQDGLMVAIKRAKKEYFEALSAEFHGEVELLSKIEHRNLVKLLGFVDKGNERLIITEYVPNGTLREHLDGFHGKILDFNQRLEIAIDVAHGLTYLHLYAEKQIIHRDVKSSNILLTEGMRAKVADFGFARLGATDSDRTHISTKVKGTVGYLDPEYMRTYQLTAKSDVYSFGILLIEILTGRRPVEMNRPVEERVTLRWAFKNFERNVLELVDPLMQEKVGRSIVVKMFELAFECAAPTRSDRPDMKTVGEQLWAIRMAYLKNGKSGL; this is encoded by the exons ATGGGTTGTACATGGAAAGACTTGattaagatgatgatgatgatagttGCTTTAAGCTTATTTCTTCTGGTTGGGGAATTGCAAGCAACTGTCTCCTCTAGCTTGTTGATACATTCAAGTGTATGCTCCATACATCACATTAGCTTTACAGATGatcataatttcttttttatcaatGGAGAATTGGTAGACAAAGATTTGTTCTGCAAAACCCTTAAATATCACAATGCAAATGGCTGCTTCATCAAGAATGGCGACAGAGTAGATTGCTCTAATTGGAACCTTTCATTAG GTCGAAAACTTTTGCAAGGTGGAGATCAAGATTCTGGCAAACCTATATTCACACCAAAGAACTCTGTTATAGCAGCATCTGGATTTCTATTCATTTGCTGTGGATTGCTTTGTCCTTGCTATTATAGGAAACAAAAATCGCCAGAGCATGCTGTTATCTCGAAGGATCCAAGTTCCC ATCACTCAGTTTCCTCGGTGGAACTGAACTCTGTTTCTGACAAGCGTCCCAACAGTCCACTACGCATACCACCTGGAAGTCCATTTCGAGTGCCACCTGGAAGTCCATTTCGGGTGCCACCTAGTCCATCTAGGTTTTCCATGTCCCCAAAACTTAGTAGAATTGGATCTGTCCATCTGAATCCGAGCCAGGTCAGTAAAGCAACAAACAATTTCTCAAAATCGATGATAATTGGCGAAGGTGGCTTTGGAGTTGTGTACAAAGCCCAGTTACAGGATGGCCTGATGGTTGCTATAAAACGTGCAAAAAAG GAATATTTTGAAGCTCTAAGTGCTGAGTTTCACGGTGAAGTTGAACTTCTATCCAAAATTGAACATCGAAATCTGGTGAAACTGCTCGGATTCGTAGACAAAGGAAATGAACGTCTTATCATAACGGAGTACGTTCCCAATGGTACCCTGAGAGAACATTTGGATG GCTTTCATGGTAAAATTTTGGATTTCAACCAGCGTCTTGAAATCGCGATTGATGTTGCTCATGGTTTGACCTACCTCCACCTTTATGCAG aaaaacaaataattcaccGAGATGTAAAGTCATCAAATATCCTTCTAACTGAAGGCATGAGAGCGAAAGTGGCTGATTTTGGATTCGCAAGGCTGGGGGCAACAGATTCAGATAGAACACATATATCAACCAAAGTTAAAGGGACAGTGGGTTATCTTGATCCAGAATACATGAGAACGTATCAACTAACTGCTAAGAGCGATGTTTATTCTTTTGGGATTCTTCTGATAGAGATATTGACTGGACGACGTCCTGTGGAGATGAATAGACCAGTGGAGGAAAGGGTGACCCTTAGATGG GCATTCAAGAACTTCGAGAGAAATGTATTGGAACTGGTGGATCCGTTAATGCAAGAAAAGGTGGGTAGGAGTATAGTGGTGAAGATGTTTGAGTTAGCGTTTGAATGTGCTGCCCCGACAAGATCTGATAGGCCAGACATGAAAACCGTGGGAGAACAACTTTGGGCAATTAGGATGGCTTACCTTAAGAATGGGAAGAGTGGATTatga